A single Nitrosospira multiformis ATCC 25196 DNA region contains:
- a CDS encoding tetratricopeptide repeat-containing serine protease family protein: MTAISSLALLVFASALFLPLLPGASAKTPEQVFTEERGSIVSIDMLNARGELAVQGSGVALGADQVITTCDVARQAESARVGWAGRIFKAKPAPSQTHLNLCRLRVAGMHAPSLALGGAEKLRVGQPVNAIGLPHARLGGRLKGNRNEERRNGRDRICPMCDGSKVTGLQEEHRRDPILAEGVVAVMRPYAGSRYMRISAPLLPGFSGGGLFDEQGQLVGILSPQRVEGESLAFVLPSDWLDSLPKMTQAPRPMDPKSADPGHGLVWLNQTLALEKKADWRRLLKLSQQETGRDPSNAAAWFNVGIASCNLKQYSQAVNAYREAIRHHAGYADAWHKLGMAYAHLKDYENASQAYEDAVRLDPDNGEAWYDLGNTYHHLKKYAHTIHAYRHALRIDPKNFRAWYNWE; encoded by the coding sequence ATGACCGCGATTTCTTCCCTCGCGCTGTTGGTGTTTGCGTCGGCCTTGTTTTTGCCGCTCTTGCCAGGAGCCAGCGCGAAAACTCCGGAGCAGGTTTTTACGGAGGAAAGGGGGAGCATCGTGTCGATTGATATGTTGAATGCACGGGGTGAACTGGCTGTTCAGGGCAGTGGCGTGGCGCTGGGCGCAGACCAAGTGATCACTACTTGCGATGTCGCCCGCCAGGCAGAAAGCGCACGAGTGGGCTGGGCGGGAAGGATATTCAAGGCCAAGCCGGCACCATCGCAGACACATCTCAATCTTTGTCGCCTCCGTGTTGCTGGTATGCACGCTCCGTCGCTTGCTTTAGGTGGCGCAGAAAAGCTCAGGGTGGGACAGCCGGTAAATGCAATCGGTCTGCCTCATGCAAGGCTCGGCGGCAGGTTGAAAGGAAACAGAAACGAGGAAAGAAGGAACGGGCGCGACAGGATCTGCCCGATGTGCGATGGGAGCAAAGTCACCGGATTGCAGGAGGAACACCGACGTGACCCGATCCTGGCCGAAGGCGTGGTGGCGGTAATGCGCCCCTACGCAGGGTCCCGCTACATGAGAATTTCGGCACCCCTCCTGCCGGGTTTCAGCGGCGGGGGACTATTCGACGAACAAGGCCAGCTGGTCGGAATTCTCTCGCCCCAACGTGTAGAAGGTGAATCGCTTGCTTTCGTATTGCCGTCCGATTGGCTTGACAGTCTCCCGAAAATGACACAAGCCCCCCGGCCAATGGACCCAAAGTCAGCGGACCCAGGGCATGGGCTCGTCTGGCTCAATCAAACGCTGGCGCTGGAAAAGAAGGCCGACTGGCGCAGGTTGTTGAAGCTCTCGCAGCAGGAGACCGGGCGCGACCCGTCGAATGCTGCTGCCTGGTTTAACGTGGGGATTGCTTCCTGCAATCTCAAGCAATATTCCCAGGCGGTTAACGCATACCGGGAAGCCATTCGTCACCATGCGGGCTATGCCGATGCCTGGCATAAACTGGGGATGGCTTACGCGCATCTCAAAGACTACGAGAACGCAAGCCAGGCCTACGAGGATGCGGTTCGCCTGGATCCCGATAATGGCGAGGCCTGGTACGATCTGGGCAATACTTACCATCACCTCAAAAAATATGCGCACACCATTCATGCCTACCGGCACGCCCTCCGGATTGATCCGAAAAATTTCAGGGCTTGGTACAACTGGGAGTGA